tccccaccccaacccccatctcCAGTGGTCATCTTAGGTCCTCTGGTCCCACCTGGTGGTAAGAACTGGTATCACACCCATGAGCCGCAGCCAAGGGAAGCCCTTGGGCCTAAGGGCTGGTTGCCCACTGCACTTACCCACTGTATCTGTTGACCTGAAAGTCTTAAGCAGTGGTGACTGCAGGGTGACAATGCCTGGGACACAGAGCTTGAATGAGCTGTCCTCTacctccatttcctcttccttgcTTTTCTCATCAAGCAAGCCTTCCTTGAGAGGAAACTGAGGGCATGCCCCGCAGCTGATCAGGGGAGGACAACTCCGACCCAAGCCTGTagcccgacccccacccccaagataaaacaaaaagcaggagGGTACAGCTCCCCAAAAGTTAAGGTGATCTGCCCAAGCCACAAATTCTGGGGCCCAGCCAAATGGGGGGAGGAACCCCACCCAGGCTTTACCAcccactccccccaacccccttgtCTCCCCCACTGCCCCAGTCTGCTCCCACAGACCTTGGCCATGGCTGATTTCTGAAGCTGCTTGTACAAGGTGAGGAGGCGGTTCCAAGGAGTTGCCCCCACCTTCAAGGAGGCCAGCCTGAAGTCTCCTGTGAAGGGGCAGTGTCACCAGCAGGCCAATGGGAACAAGGGGCAGCCCAGGCCTAGGTAGGCCCAGGGGGCATGGGCATTAGGTGGGCTGAAGCGAGGGTGAGGTCCCTTGTTTTCTTAGCAAACACctcttatgtgccaggcacagtactAGGCACCCTGCAAAGAGCATCTCATGAACTCCTTGCCACTGCCCTCCAATGTGGATACTGTTCTATGCTCACTCTGTGGATCAGGAAATGAAGACACAGAATGGCTGAGCAACATGGCCCCGTCCCACAGCTTGGCATAGTGCGATGGAATGTTCTCAAAtccagggagcctgcccccagCACTCCCTCAAACCACTCCGTGTCCTTCCAGGCCCCACACCCCTGAGGAGTCTGAGGAAGAGGGCCTATCTCTGGCACTGCCCCAATGCCTGTGGCCACCGCACTCACCGTCCAGCAGacactccttctcttcctccctggtGAAGGTCTTGCGGCTGACCTCCAGTGGCCCCATGTCCCTCTGTGGGCATCCTTGTTTCACCTCCAAGGCTTGGGCAAAGTGGCCCCTGACTCCAAAGCATAGTCAGATGGTGGTGGCAGGCGGAGCCAGAGACATGGTAAACCCCCAAACTCCCCAAGGCCCTCCTACAGGCTCTGCTcagtctgttcctccctcctgcctccaacAGTTCCTTGCTTGGTCCTCTGAGGTCTTCATCATACAGGGGTGGGCCCCCTTTCTCACAGGGAGTGGTGCCAGGTCCAAATGGGAGTGGGAGccaggagggagagagtggggagggaaagCAGGGTGGAGTGGGGCCCAGGAAGGAGCTGGGAAGAAATGGCAGCCTGGTCCTCTCTCACCTTGGGTGCTTCCACCCACAACCTCTGACTTGTGGGAAGACCCACCCCATCTCtggttcccttcccccagactctCCTCCCATTCTCCTGGCCCACCCTTGGCCTCCAGGCTCCTTCCTATCCTTGATGCACCTGTCCCTTCCCTACAGAGCTAGGGGCCTTATTCCAGTCCTCTACCCATATGAAGACCCACATTCCTGGGCcttcctcccatctctgccccATATCCTTGCCCCAGTGcccccatcccaggcccctgcccACCACCGACATGGCCCAGCCCCTCACCTGTCTGAGGTCCTTGTATCCCTGGAGGCTTCCCCAactgcctcctccttctcttctattttttccttcttggacACGTTGCCCAGCACCTCCTGGCTTCCCCTGGACAGGATGGGCTTCACCTCTCCACCCTGGGCTGCCACCCTCAGGACTTCCTTTGGGGTGGGGGTCTGGGCCCCTGTGTCCCCCATCCCTAGCCCCAAGGGATCATGCTGTGGCAAGGCCACAGAGAG
This genomic interval from Neovison vison isolate M4711 chromosome 1, ASM_NN_V1, whole genome shotgun sequence contains the following:
- the LOC122910546 gene encoding gametogenetin-binding protein 1-like isoform X2, translating into MEAPGPTPQSRILGRSSMFLFFRSLVGSRGSPKSSDKALMRSRPCPSQEQSTTPLMRNRQGGAGRKEPRQPATLPYMLSVALPQHDPLGLGMGDTGAQTPTPKEVLRVAAQGGEVKPILSRGSQEVLGNVSKKEKIEEKEEAVGEASRDTRTSDRGHFAQALEVKQGCPQRDMGPLEVSRKTFTREEEKECLLDGDFRLASLKVGATPWNRLLTLYKQLQKSAMAKFPLKEGLLDEKSKEEEMEVEDSSFKLCVPGIVTLQSPLLKTFRSTDTVGFVESELKKLLAVRRDSRLWKVGSHDGQELLTEPEITLEEAGIVDGQHLLLEEMDELGNWPPE
- the LOC122910546 gene encoding gametogenetin-binding protein 1-like isoform X1 → MEAPGPTPQSRILGRSSMFLFFRSLVGSRGSPKSSDKALMRSRPCPSQEQSTTPLMRNRQGGAGRKEPRQPATLPYMLSVALPQHDPLGLGMGDTGAQTPTPKEVLRVAAQGGEVKPILSRGSQEVLGNVSKKEKIEEKEEAVGEASRDTRTSDRGHFAQALEVKQGCPQRDMGPLEVSRKTFTREEEKECLLDGDFRLASLKVGATPWNRLLTLYKQLQKSAMAKFPLKEGLLDEKSKEEEMEVEDSSFKLCVPGIVTLQSPLLKTFRSTDTVGFVESELKKLLAVRRDSRLWKVGSHDGQELLTEPEITLEEAGIVDGQRYQAEGERSRLPAFGECWGPRGGALRQRKQHPRLKGRVQSPLGVVSRTEHLLLEEMDELGNWPPE
- the LOC122910546 gene encoding gametogenetin-binding protein 1-like isoform X3; its protein translation is MHMNPARGSQEVLGNVSKKEKIEEKEEAVGEASRDTRTSDRGHFAQALEVKQGCPQRDMGPLEVSRKTFTREEEKECLLDGDFRLASLKVGATPWNRLLTLYKQLQKSAMAKFPLKEGLLDEKSKEEEMEVEDSSFKLCVPGIVTLQSPLLKTFRSTDTVGFVESELKKLLAVRRDSRLWKVGSHDGQELLTEPEITLEEAGIVDGQRYQAEGERSRLPAFGECWGPRGGALRQRKQHPRLKGRVQSPLGVVSRTEHLLLEEMDELGNWPPE